Genomic segment of Chitinophaga varians:
GCTTACTCTGTTCATTTTTATTGCCATGTTGGTGGGCATCAGTACTGGTTATGCGGTTTGGCTGGCCTATACTGTTCCTGCCGATCAGGTCCTGAAACCAGGCGGAGTGGCCATCGGTACACAAAGCGATGTTCCCCAGGTATTTGCCGACCGGATTTCTATTCTGACAGATATTTTCCTGCGACTGGTAAAAATGATTATTGCCCCCCTGGTATTTTCCACGCTGGTAGTAGGCGTGGCCAAAATGGGCGATATCAAAGCGGTAGGGCGTGTAGGTGGCAAAACCATGCTGTGGTTTATCAGTGCAACCTTTGTATCATTGTTCCTGGGCCTGGTGCTGGTAAATCTCATGAAGCCCGGCCTGTCTCTCAATCTGCCGCTGCCTGATACGCATGCCGCTACCGGTATTGCCAAGGCGGATATGACGCTGAGAGGTTTTTTCCACCACGTGGTGCCGGACAGTGTGATAGATGCTATGGCCAAAAATGAAATTCTGCAGATCGTGGTGTTTGCAATTTTCTTTGGTGTGGCCGCTGCGGCGATTGGTGAAAAAGCGCAACCCGTGGTGAAGCTGATGGACAGCGTGGCGCATATCATGCTGAAAGTGACCGGCTTTGTTATGAACTTCGCGCCGTTTGCGGTATTTGGCGCAATGGCCGCTATCATAGCCACCAAAGGGCTTTCTGTTCTGCTGGTGTATGGTAAATTTATTATTCAGTTTTACCTGGGACTGTTTAGCTTATGGCTTGTACTGGCATTGGTAGGATGGCTGATACTCGGCAAACGGGTGTTCCGGTTGCTGGGCGGTATCAAAGATCCGCTGTTACTGGCCTTTGGCACTGCCAGCAGCGAGGCGGCGTATCCGCGTACCATGGCTGAACTGGAGAGATTTGGCTGCGATAACCGTATTGTAAGTTTTGTATTACCCCTGGGCTATTCCTTTAATCTGGATGGCTCTATGAT
This window contains:
- a CDS encoding dicarboxylate/amino acid:cation symporter, with the translated sequence MKKSSNRLTLFIFIAMLVGISTGYAVWLAYTVPADQVLKPGGVAIGTQSDVPQVFADRISILTDIFLRLVKMIIAPLVFSTLVVGVAKMGDIKAVGRVGGKTMLWFISATFVSLFLGLVLVNLMKPGLSLNLPLPDTHAATGIAKADMTLRGFFHHVVPDSVIDAMAKNEILQIVVFAIFFGVAAAAIGEKAQPVVKLMDSVAHIMLKVTGFVMNFAPFAVFGAMAAIIATKGLSVLLVYGKFIIQFYLGLFSLWLVLALVGWLILGKRVFRLLGGIKDPLLLAFGTASSEAAYPRTMAELERFGCDNRIVSFVLPLGYSFNLDGSMMYMTFASLFIAQAYGMHLGIDQQITMLLVLMITSKGIAGVPRASLVVIAGTLSMFHIPEAGLLLLLGVDHLLDMGRSATNVIGNAMATAVVSKWENKLGPGDDSNGILVNK